A DNA window from Haloactinospora alba contains the following coding sequences:
- a CDS encoding cation diffusion facilitator family transporter, whose protein sequence is MGSPRPSVATDARRAVLIRRVRLLVAATIGYNVVEAVVAITAGALASSTALVGFGLDSVIEVSSATAVAWQFSARDSAVRQAREKRALSVIAVSFFALAAYVTVDATRSLLGGEGADQSITGIVLAALSLAIMPVLSLTQRRAGRELGSATAVSDSKQTLLCTYLSGVLLAGLLANAMLGWAWADPLVALFIAVVAVKEGREAWRGESCCAPAGIALTTTGTEDDGCACGPDCGCCHGE, encoded by the coding sequence ATGGGATCCCCCCGACCCTCAGTGGCCACTGACGCGCGCAGAGCTGTGCTGATCCGGCGGGTGCGCCTGCTGGTGGCCGCGACCATCGGCTACAACGTCGTCGAGGCGGTCGTGGCGATCACCGCCGGCGCCCTGGCCTCCTCTACCGCTCTTGTCGGTTTCGGCCTGGACTCCGTGATCGAGGTGTCCTCAGCCACCGCTGTGGCCTGGCAGTTCTCCGCCCGTGACAGCGCTGTGCGCCAGGCCCGCGAGAAACGGGCACTGAGCGTGATAGCCGTGTCGTTCTTCGCGCTGGCCGCCTACGTGACTGTCGACGCCACGCGTTCTCTGCTCGGCGGGGAAGGGGCTGACCAGTCGATCACCGGAATCGTGCTGGCAGCACTGTCCCTGGCGATCATGCCGGTGCTGTCGCTGACCCAGCGACGCGCCGGGCGGGAGCTGGGGTCTGCCACCGCGGTCAGCGACTCCAAGCAGACCCTGCTGTGCACCTACCTCTCCGGTGTCCTCCTCGCCGGGCTCCTGGCCAACGCCATGTTGGGATGGGCGTGGGCCGATCCGCTGGTTGCCCTGTTCATCGCTGTCGTGGCTGTCAAGGAGGGACGTGAGGCATGGCGGGGAGAGTCCTGCTGCGCACCCGCCGGTATCGCCCTGACCACCACAGGCACTGAAGATGACGGGTGCGCGTGCGGCCCCGACTGCGGTTGCTGCCATGGCGAGTGA
- a CDS encoding flavin monoamine oxidase family protein: protein MASEVPVPERLHDAVVVGGGLCGLVAATQLHHAGADVVVLEASGEVGGRTRSRELAGRTVDMGGELVGKDYVHLRGLVAALGLRLEPAGPVLSRVRLAPRTHPPLRPTTATGLAAVAARLNHLCTLLPAAAPWKAPQAPRMDAVSLGHWLETAPVGANTARLLGAAAQAFSTAHPRELSLLAFLTWLKPAGGRLGAVARNPLAHRRRRPGSGPASGMTDGSARFSRQRGPGHRAGQD, encoded by the coding sequence ATGGCGAGTGAGGTTCCCGTACCGGAACGGCTGCACGATGCCGTTGTGGTCGGTGGCGGGTTGTGCGGCCTCGTGGCCGCCACACAGCTGCACCATGCAGGCGCCGACGTGGTGGTCCTGGAAGCCTCCGGCGAGGTCGGGGGACGCACCCGATCCCGGGAGTTGGCCGGGCGCACGGTCGACATGGGCGGCGAGCTCGTGGGCAAAGACTACGTGCACCTGCGTGGGCTCGTCGCCGCGCTCGGCCTGCGCCTGGAACCTGCCGGTCCTGTACTCTCGCGAGTGCGTCTGGCTCCACGAACACACCCGCCACTACGCCCGACCACCGCTACTGGCCTGGCTGCTGTGGCCGCACGCCTGAACCACCTGTGTACCCTCCTCCCCGCAGCAGCCCCGTGGAAAGCGCCACAAGCCCCACGCATGGACGCGGTTTCGTTGGGGCACTGGCTGGAAACAGCGCCGGTCGGCGCCAACACCGCGCGACTGTTGGGAGCGGCCGCGCAGGCGTTTTCCACCGCACACCCCCGAGAACTGTCACTTCTCGCTTTCCTGACCTGGTTGAAACCCGCTGGCGGGCGTCTCGGCGCTGTGGCGCGAAACCCGTTGGCGCATCGCCGGAGGCGCCCAGGAAGTGGCCCGGCGTCTGGCATGACGGATGGCTCCGCGCGTTTTTCGCGGCAACGCGGTCCGGGTCATCGAGCAGGACAAGACTGA
- a CDS encoding FAD-dependent oxidoreductase — MAPRVFRGNAVRVIEQDKTEVAVYTAGGTVWRARQVAVCTPLTTTGRVAFVPELPTAQGDLLSQVTSPAITKLVRRTCPPGPAGERWQPAML; from the coding sequence ATGGCTCCGCGCGTTTTTCGCGGCAACGCGGTCCGGGTCATCGAGCAGGACAAGACTGAGGTCGCGGTGTACACCGCCGGCGGTACGGTCTGGCGAGCGCGGCAGGTAGCGGTGTGCACGCCGCTGACTACAACCGGCCGTGTCGCCTTCGTTCCTGAGCTCCCCACGGCTCAGGGTGACCTCCTCAGCCAGGTGACCAGTCCCGCGATCACCAAACTTGTCCGCCGCACCTGCCCCCCGGGGCCCGCCGGAGAACGCTGGCAGCCGGCGATGCTGTGA
- a CDS encoding FAD-dependent oxidoreductase, with protein sequence MSDNHHAIGFAYGPRGADPTARLREHLLALLRLGEADLEDFTALAWHEEPHINGGYPAFAPGQLTRHSPALRTHHQRVHFAGADRSTWPGTMEGAVTDGTRVATRIRARLT encoded by the coding sequence ATGTCCGATAACCACCACGCCATCGGATTCGCCTACGGTCCTCGCGGTGCTGATCCGACAGCTCGCCTGCGCGAGCACCTACTCGCCCTGCTCCGTCTCGGTGAGGCTGACCTTGAGGACTTTACCGCCCTGGCCTGGCACGAGGAGCCCCACATCAACGGCGGTTATCCCGCCTTCGCGCCGGGGCAGCTCACGCGGCACAGTCCCGCCTTACGCACCCACCACCAACGCGTGCATTTCGCCGGAGCCGACCGCAGCACCTGGCCCGGAACGATGGAGGGTGCCGTCACCGACGGCACCCGCGTGGCGACCAGGATCCGTGCGCGTCTGACCTGA
- a CDS encoding DUF2252 domain-containing protein, producing the protein MDDLTDTLQTEDSEERRKAIVSTLVDAFSELMSANPSAFRTKFRKMAADPFAFYRGSACLFYADVAKLADPWADDRTSRVWIQGDLHAENFGTYMNGQGRLIFDVNDFDEAYVGHFTWDLQRFVASIALLGRRKAISDAEIGRLIPIYVRAYVDQVRRFALATGDQDYSLRLDNTEGVIHQTLLQSKLRSRAHMLDRVTEVRGYDRRFRDGPGVRQLGKEEKATVRTAFEKYQESIPYDKRFSNIAYNVKDIVGRSGFGIGSAGLPAYNILIEGFSEALDNDIVLSMKQGNVAAPSRVVSDPQVASYFPHHGHRTAVSQRALQAHADPLLGYTELDGTGFVVSELGPYNADLEWEELTEPSDIAPVLDYLGRATAKVHCVADRDSDQTLVPFHTEQALQNILDGREEEFVAWLVDFAHSYAQVVRNDHQLFLDAFRENQIPGVRSTE; encoded by the coding sequence ATGGACGACCTTACGGACACCCTGCAGACCGAGGACTCCGAAGAACGCCGGAAAGCGATCGTTTCCACCCTCGTCGACGCGTTCTCCGAACTGATGAGCGCCAACCCCTCAGCGTTCCGCACGAAATTCCGGAAAATGGCCGCGGACCCGTTCGCGTTCTACCGGGGTAGCGCATGCCTGTTCTACGCCGACGTCGCCAAACTCGCCGACCCGTGGGCCGACGACCGTACCTCGCGCGTGTGGATCCAGGGGGACCTGCACGCCGAGAACTTCGGCACCTACATGAACGGCCAGGGCCGACTGATCTTCGACGTCAACGACTTCGACGAAGCCTACGTGGGTCACTTCACCTGGGACCTCCAACGCTTCGTCGCCAGCATCGCCCTCCTGGGGCGCCGGAAAGCCATATCCGACGCCGAGATCGGACGCCTGATCCCGATCTACGTCCGTGCCTACGTCGACCAGGTTCGGCGGTTCGCCCTGGCAACCGGCGACCAGGACTACTCGCTGCGGCTGGACAACACCGAGGGGGTCATCCACCAGACGCTGCTGCAGAGCAAACTACGCAGCCGGGCCCACATGCTGGACCGGGTCACCGAAGTACGCGGTTACGACCGCCGGTTCCGGGACGGGCCGGGAGTGCGGCAGCTGGGGAAAGAGGAGAAGGCGACGGTGCGCACGGCCTTCGAGAAGTACCAGGAGAGCATTCCGTACGACAAACGCTTCTCCAACATCGCCTACAACGTCAAGGACATCGTGGGCCGGAGCGGGTTCGGGATCGGAAGCGCCGGCCTTCCCGCCTACAACATCCTCATCGAAGGCTTCAGCGAAGCCCTGGACAACGACATCGTGCTGTCGATGAAGCAGGGCAACGTCGCCGCCCCCTCCCGGGTCGTATCCGACCCGCAGGTGGCTTCCTACTTCCCCCACCACGGCCACCGCACCGCTGTCTCCCAACGCGCCCTCCAGGCACACGCCGACCCGTTGCTGGGCTACACCGAGCTCGACGGGACCGGGTTCGTCGTCAGCGAGCTCGGCCCCTACAACGCGGATCTCGAGTGGGAGGAACTCACCGAACCCAGTGACATCGCCCCGGTCCTGGACTATCTCGGGCGTGCCACGGCGAAGGTGCACTGCGTCGCCGACCGCGACTCGGACCAGACCCTCGTGCCGTTCCATACCGAGCAGGCGTTGCAGAACATCCTGGACGGCCGCGAGGAGGAGTTCGTGGCCTGGCTCGTCGACTTCGCGCATTCCTACGCCCAGGTCGTCCGCAACGACCACCAGCTCTTCCTCGACGCGTTCCGCGAGAACCAGATCCCCGGGGTGCGTTCGACGGAGTGA
- a CDS encoding RNA-guided endonuclease InsQ/TnpB family protein, whose amino-acid sequence MAVLSTGETIANPTHLQRAQRELRRLQRQACRRVGPNRRTGQRPSHRWRKSQARIARHPTRVANARHDGLHQLTTRLVRDHDTLVIEDLNVAGMVTNPQLARHVADAGMGELARQLEYKTHGSQRRLVVAHRWFPSSKTCSACGVVKAKLRPSTRTFSCDACGLRLDRDLNAARNLAHLVEEAGGTSTESCAGTLNTPAGNPRTTAAPSGVSGSGYRHGTTPPQGGANAA is encoded by the coding sequence TTGGCGGTGCTGTCCACCGGCGAAACCATCGCCAACCCCACACACCTACAGCGGGCCCAGCGGGAGCTGCGCCGACTCCAGCGTCAAGCGTGCCGCCGTGTTGGCCCGAACCGGCGCACGGGACAGCGCCCCTCGCACCGGTGGCGTAAGAGTCAGGCCCGTATCGCCCGGCACCCCACCCGAGTGGCCAACGCCCGCCACGACGGGCTGCACCAGCTCACCACCCGGCTCGTGCGTGACCACGACACCCTGGTTATCGAGGACCTCAACGTCGCCGGGATGGTGACCAACCCCCAACTCGCCCGTCATGTGGCCGATGCGGGGATGGGTGAACTGGCTCGCCAGCTGGAGTACAAAACCCACGGGAGCCAGCGCCGGCTGGTGGTGGCCCACCGGTGGTTTCCCTCCTCCAAGACGTGTTCCGCCTGCGGCGTGGTGAAAGCCAAACTGCGCCCGTCCACGCGGACCTTTTCCTGTGATGCCTGCGGTCTGCGCCTGGACCGCGACCTCAATGCCGCCCGCAACCTCGCCCATCTGGTCGAGGAGGCGGGTGGCACGTCCACGGAGAGTTGCGCCGGGACGCTGAACACGCCCGCTGGAAACCCGCGTACGACCGCCGCACCCTCGGGTGTGTCGGGCAGCGGGTACCGCCACGGGACGACCCCACCCCAGGGTGGGGCCAACGCCGCGTAG
- a CDS encoding helix-turn-helix domain-containing protein, with the protein MRAYQFALDPTPAQQQALASHYGAARFAYNWALARIKTNLEQRRAQRESGVGERELTPSVSWSAYGAAQSLQPGQG; encoded by the coding sequence GTGCGGGCGTATCAGTTCGCGTTGGATCCCACCCCGGCCCAGCAGCAGGCTCTGGCCTCGCACTACGGTGCGGCCCGTTTCGCCTACAACTGGGCCCTCGCCCGGATCAAGACGAATCTGGAGCAGCGCCGCGCGCAGCGCGAGTCCGGTGTGGGTGAGCGGGAGCTGACTCCCAGCGTGTCGTGGTCGGCCTACGGGGCTGCGCAAAGCCTTCAACCAGGTCAAGGGTGA
- a CDS encoding PEP/pyruvate-binding domain-containing protein: MREGADGVLCPLTAAGTPDPVRVGGKAAALIEMSRAGLPVPPGVVLTTAFFRPWLDRLRAGSEWRAFVATVGARDPAGEQLRECAGNLQIACERLAFTEAQQRQLSEVAEDLPGEGSTSGHGLLAVRSSAPQEDLWEASFAGIYESFLGVTPGGLAEAVREVFVSGMAFAAVSYKRQHNLDPARVEIAVVVQQQVNSASAGAAFSLNPRNNDYDQAVVHANWGLGETVVSGGATPDRFTVDKVGWRVVDRRTGAKETVLWALPGGGSVAGGDGRDPERQQCVLTDRQAVEVARMAHRVEELTTVPVDVEWTFDAEGVLYLLQARPVTTYFPLPEELRTAPDAPRRLYADSTLFEEGLQDPLSVLGARCSVHGGWRAPSSRRSCR; this comes from the coding sequence ATGCGGGAGGGAGCCGACGGTGTGCTGTGTCCGCTCACAGCAGCCGGGACACCGGACCCGGTGCGGGTGGGTGGCAAAGCGGCAGCACTGATCGAGATGTCCCGGGCGGGGTTGCCGGTTCCGCCGGGTGTCGTACTGACCACGGCCTTTTTCCGACCATGGCTCGACCGGCTACGTGCCGGGTCGGAGTGGCGCGCTTTCGTGGCGACGGTCGGTGCGCGAGACCCCGCAGGTGAGCAACTGCGGGAGTGCGCTGGGAATCTGCAGATCGCCTGCGAACGCCTGGCATTCACCGAGGCTCAACAGCGGCAGTTGTCCGAGGTGGCGGAGGACCTTCCGGGAGAGGGATCCACCTCCGGCCATGGGCTGCTCGCTGTACGCTCGTCGGCTCCCCAGGAGGACCTGTGGGAAGCGTCCTTCGCGGGGATCTACGAGAGCTTTCTGGGGGTCACACCCGGAGGGCTGGCCGAAGCAGTACGTGAGGTCTTCGTTTCCGGAATGGCCTTCGCAGCGGTTTCCTACAAACGCCAGCACAACCTCGACCCCGCCCGGGTGGAGATCGCGGTGGTCGTGCAACAGCAGGTCAACAGCGCGTCGGCGGGGGCCGCCTTCTCACTGAACCCGCGGAACAACGACTACGACCAGGCCGTGGTGCATGCCAACTGGGGGTTGGGAGAAACCGTGGTCTCGGGCGGGGCCACTCCGGACCGGTTCACTGTGGACAAGGTCGGATGGCGGGTCGTTGACAGGAGAACCGGCGCCAAGGAGACCGTGCTCTGGGCTCTGCCCGGCGGTGGGTCGGTGGCGGGCGGAGACGGGCGCGACCCCGAGCGCCAACAGTGTGTTCTGACGGACAGGCAGGCGGTGGAGGTCGCGCGCATGGCGCACCGTGTCGAGGAACTCACCACGGTGCCCGTGGATGTGGAGTGGACTTTCGACGCCGAGGGTGTGCTGTACCTGTTGCAGGCGCGCCCGGTCACCACGTATTTCCCCTTGCCTGAGGAACTCCGCACGGCTCCGGATGCCCCCCGGAGGCTGTACGCGGACAGCACGCTGTTCGAGGAAGGGCTGCAGGATCCGCTGTCGGTGCTCGGTGCTCGGTGCTCGGTGCACGGTGGCTGGAGGGCGCCATCATCGAGGCGTTCATGCAGATGA
- a CDS encoding PEP-utilizing enzyme: MLGARWLEGAIIEAFMQMTGQRVLTRDGGGLVVTVGGRWYVNVSNMLWLGTERLAALLGVFDVHAARVMRNVDARRYVRAAGRPGVAPVARMVVGAAARLAGPVGRALEAVVAPERAWRRYEAAVEQQHQRVAGVVRSARSLPELGDGTLRHAVRLLVREGMPLTCAAEGATLLFRLLHLRASGERRQRLDVALSSMPHNVTVDMGLALYRLARSLEESVGRQAMADVPTLARRVGERNLPEVFLREWDAFMDSYGFRGPNELDLASPRYRDDPGIVLEQMRQYVELDEATQETPEQAHGRRQRQRREAYRGLLADTRNPLTAWLVRKLYRTAEAFSGCREIHKYQLVRVAYQVRRGALEAGRELVEHGWLDSAEQVFDLTYEDLRSVTEASGPDLRARAHDNTCYRRGIQRRPGAVFPVLVDSRGRVPRAVVRRAGPGVLVGEGVSAGVARGPAKVLGHVGEKPVLPGEVLVARATDPGWTPLFVNAAGVVLETGGSFQHGALVAREYGRPCVVGVEDADQRVLDGQMVEIDGVSGTVTVVPDLPDSGG; the protein is encoded by the coding sequence GTGCTCGGTGCACGGTGGCTGGAGGGCGCCATCATCGAGGCGTTCATGCAGATGACCGGCCAGCGGGTTCTGACGAGGGACGGTGGCGGGCTGGTGGTCACTGTCGGCGGTCGGTGGTACGTGAACGTGTCGAACATGCTGTGGCTGGGTACGGAGCGGCTCGCTGCTCTGCTCGGGGTTTTCGACGTTCACGCAGCGCGGGTCATGCGCAACGTCGATGCGCGGCGTTACGTGCGGGCGGCCGGAAGGCCGGGGGTAGCGCCCGTCGCGCGCATGGTGGTGGGTGCCGCCGCTCGTTTGGCCGGACCGGTTGGTAGGGCGCTGGAGGCGGTGGTGGCACCCGAGCGCGCTTGGCGACGCTACGAGGCCGCCGTGGAGCAGCAGCACCAGCGCGTGGCTGGGGTGGTGCGTTCGGCGCGGTCGTTGCCGGAGCTTGGTGACGGGACGCTGCGGCACGCTGTTCGCCTCCTTGTTCGTGAGGGGATGCCGTTGACGTGCGCGGCGGAGGGGGCGACGTTGCTGTTCCGGCTGCTGCACCTGAGGGCTTCGGGGGAGCGGAGACAGCGGCTCGACGTGGCGTTGAGCTCGATGCCGCACAACGTCACTGTCGATATGGGGCTGGCGCTGTACCGCCTCGCGCGGTCGCTCGAGGAGTCCGTGGGAAGGCAGGCCATGGCTGATGTGCCGACTCTGGCCCGACGGGTCGGGGAGCGGAACCTTCCGGAGGTGTTCCTGCGGGAGTGGGACGCGTTCATGGACAGCTACGGGTTCCGCGGTCCGAACGAGCTGGATCTCGCCTCGCCCCGGTACCGTGACGATCCCGGGATCGTCCTCGAGCAGATGCGGCAGTACGTGGAGCTCGACGAGGCGACGCAAGAGACCCCCGAGCAGGCCCACGGGCGCCGTCAGCGTCAGCGCCGTGAGGCCTACCGTGGGTTGCTTGCCGATACCCGGAATCCGCTCACGGCGTGGTTGGTGAGGAAGCTGTACCGTACCGCCGAGGCGTTCAGCGGTTGTCGGGAGATCCACAAGTACCAGTTGGTGAGGGTCGCCTACCAGGTGCGTCGTGGTGCGTTGGAGGCCGGGCGCGAACTCGTCGAGCACGGTTGGTTGGACTCGGCGGAGCAGGTTTTCGACCTGACCTACGAGGATCTGCGTTCGGTGACCGAGGCTTCCGGTCCGGACCTGCGTGCCAGGGCCCACGACAACACGTGTTACCGCCGCGGGATCCAGCGGAGGCCGGGGGCCGTGTTCCCGGTCCTGGTGGATTCGCGCGGGCGCGTACCGCGCGCGGTGGTGAGGCGGGCAGGCCCTGGTGTGCTCGTCGGTGAGGGTGTCTCGGCTGGCGTGGCACGAGGTCCGGCAAAGGTGCTGGGGCACGTGGGTGAGAAGCCCGTGCTTCCCGGCGAGGTTCTCGTTGCTCGGGCCACTGACCCGGGATGGACACCGTTGTTCGTCAACGCCGCTGGTGTCGTTCTCGAGACTGGTGGGAGCTTCCAGCACGGTGCGTTGGTCGCCCGCGAGTACGGCAGACCGTGTGTCGTGGGTGTCGAGGACGCGGACCAGCGGGTCTTGGACGGGCAGATGGTCGAGATCGACGGTGTGTCGGGGACGGTGACTGTCGTGCCTGACCTTCCGGACAGCGGCGGTTGA
- a CDS encoding GDSL-type esterase/lipase family protein, with translation MLPHRLPAWARAQSADPQLAKAESQPSGVRLAFRTRATTVELDALPTKYTYVGIPLRPEGVYDLLVDGHLTEQAVVSGGNTLTVDMATGTTNHEPGPVGTLRFADLPERVKDVEIWLPHNETTEIVALRTNAPVEPVPDQGHPVWLHHGSSISHGSNAASPTTTWPALAASLSTVELVNLGLGGSALLDPFTARTMRDTPADLISLKIGINLVGADLMRLRAFTAAVHGFLDTVREGHPTTPLLVVSPLYCPIHEDTPGPGAFDADALRSGELRFRATGDPGDRSSGKLTLTTVRQELSRIVRQRADDDPNLSYLDGRDLYGETDFSELPLPDQLHPDATAHRRIGERFARLVFGDDGPLSTANA, from the coding sequence GTGCTGCCGCACCGACTGCCCGCCTGGGCCCGTGCCCAGAGCGCCGACCCGCAACTGGCCAAGGCCGAATCCCAACCCTCCGGTGTACGATTGGCCTTCCGCACCCGGGCCACCACCGTCGAGCTCGACGCACTTCCCACCAAATACACCTACGTGGGCATTCCGCTCCGCCCGGAGGGCGTCTACGACCTGCTCGTCGACGGCCACCTCACCGAACAAGCCGTCGTGTCCGGCGGGAACACCCTGACCGTCGACATGGCCACCGGCACCACCAACCACGAGCCCGGACCGGTCGGCACCCTCCGCTTCGCCGACCTGCCCGAACGCGTCAAGGACGTCGAGATCTGGCTTCCACACAACGAGACCACCGAGATCGTCGCCCTGCGCACCAACGCTCCCGTCGAACCCGTGCCGGACCAGGGGCACCCAGTGTGGCTGCACCACGGCAGTTCGATCAGCCACGGCTCCAACGCCGCCAGCCCCACCACCACCTGGCCCGCGCTCGCCGCCTCCCTCAGCACCGTGGAGCTGGTCAACCTCGGCCTGGGCGGAAGCGCCCTGCTCGACCCCTTCACCGCCCGCACCATGCGGGACACCCCCGCCGATCTGATCAGCCTCAAGATCGGTATCAACCTGGTCGGCGCCGACCTGATGCGCCTGCGTGCCTTCACCGCCGCGGTGCACGGGTTCCTCGACACCGTCCGCGAGGGCCATCCCACCACACCCCTGCTGGTGGTCTCTCCCCTCTACTGCCCCATCCACGAGGACACCCCCGGCCCCGGCGCTTTCGACGCCGACGCCCTCAGATCCGGGGAACTGCGGTTTCGGGCCACGGGCGATCCCGGCGATCGCAGCTCCGGGAAGCTCACGCTCACCACCGTCCGACAGGAGCTGTCCCGCATCGTGCGGCAGCGGGCAGACGACGATCCGAACCTGAGCTACCTCGACGGTCGTGACCTCTACGGTGAGACGGACTTCTCCGAGCTGCCGTTACCCGACCAGCTCCACCCGGACGCCACCGCGCACCGTCGCATCGGCGAACGCTTCGCCCGGCTCGTCTTCGGTGACGACGGCCCGCTCTCCACCGCGAACGCCTGA
- a CDS encoding IS3 family transposase: protein MYEFIETMRFDEHAEYAFPVDFMCACVNVSRSGYYEWRSRPESATSQRRQQLRLLIRTAVDHADGTYGHRRIRAQLQHWGVAVGVELVRLLMGEMGLHPCQPRPRRSSLTTPADTGAIPDLVGRDFTAPMPSVKLVGDITYIPTWSGWVYLATVIDCCTKEVVGYAMDDNYRTPLIIRAVAHATRKGKVRAGAVFHSDRGSNYTSREFGDYLASVGMTRSVGRTGICFDNAMAESFFGVLKNERVNQMVYPTRERARRDITRYIEHWYNHRRLHSALGYNTPSEIYAEHEKQRLAA, encoded by the coding sequence ATATACGAGTTCATCGAGACGATGCGGTTCGATGAACACGCGGAGTACGCTTTCCCCGTTGATTTCATGTGTGCATGCGTGAACGTCTCCCGGTCGGGTTACTACGAATGGCGGTCCCGGCCCGAATCCGCCACGTCTCAGCGCCGCCAACAGTTGCGGCTACTGATCCGCACCGCCGTAGACCACGCCGACGGCACCTACGGCCACCGGCGGATCCGCGCCCAGCTGCAACACTGGGGCGTTGCGGTGGGAGTGGAGCTGGTGCGTCTGTTGATGGGCGAGATGGGGCTGCATCCCTGCCAACCCCGCCCCCGGCGCAGCTCGCTGACCACACCAGCGGATACCGGTGCGATCCCCGACCTCGTGGGCCGCGACTTCACCGCACCCATGCCCAGTGTGAAACTCGTCGGGGATATCACCTATATCCCGACGTGGAGCGGGTGGGTGTATCTGGCCACCGTCATTGATTGCTGCACGAAAGAAGTGGTTGGTTATGCGATGGATGACAACTACCGGACTCCGCTGATCATCCGGGCTGTCGCTCATGCGACACGCAAGGGAAAGGTTCGTGCGGGGGCGGTGTTCCATTCGGATCGGGGGAGTAATTACACGTCCCGGGAGTTCGGTGATTACCTTGCTTCGGTCGGGATGACACGGTCGGTGGGGCGAACCGGGATTTGTTTCGACAACGCGATGGCGGAATCATTTTTCGGGGTGTTGAAGAATGAGCGTGTGAACCAGATGGTGTATCCCACGCGAGAACGAGCACGACGGGACATTACACGATACATCGAGCACTGGTATAATCACAGGCGTCTTCATTCCGCACTGGGATACAACACTCCATCAGAGATCTATGCGGAACATGAGAAACAGCGCCTAGCTGCGTAA
- a CDS encoding transposase: MGKANAYSPEFRDEAVKHVIESQRSIDRVANELGISSETLRNWVRKYRKETPDDAPSLDTTERARLRELERLNREKDMEIAFLKKAAAYFAKDRP; this comes from the coding sequence TTGGGCAAGGCAAACGCATATTCGCCGGAGTTCCGTGATGAAGCGGTGAAACATGTCATCGAGAGCCAACGCTCTATCGACCGGGTTGCCAACGAGCTCGGGATCAGCTCGGAAACACTACGGAACTGGGTGCGCAAATACAGGAAAGAAACTCCCGACGATGCACCGTCACTGGATACGACCGAGCGGGCCCGGCTGCGTGAACTGGAACGACTCAACCGCGAGAAGGACATGGAGATCGCTTTTTTGAAAAAAGCGGCCGCGTACTTCGCGAAGGATCGTCCGTAA